In a single window of the Pongo abelii isolate AG06213 chromosome 1, NHGRI_mPonAbe1-v2.0_pri, whole genome shotgun sequence genome:
- the LOC100431196 gene encoding olfactory receptor 6K6 — translation MKQYSMGNQHSNSRSLLFPFLCSQMTQLMASGNHTMVTEFFFSMFPHPHRGGLSFFMLLLLIYGFILTGNLIMFIVIQVDMALHTPMYFFISVLSFLEICYTTTTIPKMLSCLISEQKSISVAGCLLQMYFFHSLGITEGCVLTAMAIDRYIAICNPLRYPTIMIPKLCIQLTVGSCFCGFLLVLPEIAWISTLPFCGSNQIHQIFCDFTPVLSLACTDTSLVVIVDAIHAAEIVASFLVIALSYIRIIIVILGMRSAEGRHKAFSTCAAHLAVFLLFFGSVAVMYLRFSATYSVFWDTAIAVTFVILAPFFNPIIYSLRNKDMKEAIGRLFHYQKRAGWAGK, via the coding sequence ATGAAGCAATATTCAATGGGTAATCAACATTCCAATTCTAGGAGTctcttgtttccttttctctgttcacagatgacacaGTTGATGGCCAGTGGGAATCACACAATGGTGACTGAGTTCTTCTTCTCTATGTTCCCGCATCCGCACAGAGGTGGCCTCTCATTCTTTATGCTCTTGCTTCTCATCTATGGATTTATCCTAACTGGAAACCTAATAATGTTCATTGTCATCCAGGTGGACATGGCCCTGCACACccctatgtatttctttattagtGTCCTCTCCTTCCTGGAGATCTGCTATACCACAACCACCATCCCTAAGATGCTGTCCTGCCTAATCAGTGAGCAGAAGAGCATCTCCGTGGCTGGCTGCCTCCTGCAGATGTACTTCTTCCACTCACTTGGTATCACAGAAGGCTGTGTCCTGACAGCAATGGCCATTGACAGGTACATAGCTATCTGCAATCCACTCCGTTACCCAACCATCATGATTCCCAAACTTTGTATCCAGCTGACAGTTGGATCCTGCTTTTGTGGCTTcctccttgtgcttcctgagaTTGCATGGATTTCCACCTTGCCTTTCTGTGGCTCCAACCAGATCCACCAGATATTCTGTGATTTCACACCTGTGCTGAGCTTGGCCTGCACAGATACATCCCTAGTGGTCATTGTGGATGCCATCCATGCAGCGGAAATTGTAGCCTCCTTCCTGGTCATTGCTCTATCCTACATCCGGATTATTATAGTGATTCTGGGAATGCGCTCAGCTGAAGGTCGTCACAAGGCCTTTTCCACCTGTGCTGCTCACCTTGCTGTGTTCTTGCTATTTTTTGGCAGTGTGGCTGTCATGTATTTGAGATTCTCAGCCACCTACTCAGTGTTTTGGGACACAGCAATTGCTGTCACTTTTGTTATCCTTGCTCCCTTTTTCAACCCCATCATCTATAGCCTGAGAAACAAGGACATGAAAGAGGCTATTGGAAGGCTTTTCCACTATCAGAAGAGGGCTGGTTGGGCTGGGAAATAG